A window of Rhodococcus sp. SGAir0479 contains these coding sequences:
- a CDS encoding winged helix-turn-helix transcriptional regulator, producing MTWTDPACPVARTLDLVGDRWCLLIIRDAMDGARSFTDFQHRTGVARNILTDRLRRLVDHGLLQRETAKSGRRQMYVLTDAGRDLFPVVVAMRQWGERHTFAPGEAHSVLVDEAGLPLPDLRPTDSRGNPATIDTTAVLHTD from the coding sequence ATGACGTGGACCGACCCCGCATGCCCGGTCGCCCGCACGCTCGACCTCGTCGGCGACCGATGGTGCCTGCTGATCATTCGCGACGCGATGGACGGTGCGCGGTCGTTCACCGACTTCCAACACCGCACCGGGGTGGCGCGCAACATCCTCACCGACCGACTCCGACGACTGGTCGATCATGGCCTCCTGCAACGGGAGACGGCAAAATCGGGACGCCGACAGATGTACGTACTCACCGACGCCGGACGAGACCTCTTTCCGGTCGTCGTGGCGATGCGTCAGTGGGGTGAACGGCACACGTTCGCTCCCGGCGAGGCTCACTCCGTTCTCGTCGACGAAGCGGGCCTCCCGCTCCCCGACCTGCGCCCTACCGACTCCCGTGGAAACCCCGCGACCATCGACACCACCGCCGTCCTCCACACCGACTGA
- a CDS encoding alpha/beta fold hydrolase, whose translation MLASYSSARAVTYEESKREVVTEQGVLRYHEAGEGPPLVLLHGSGIGVSGWRNYRGNLGVFAQHFHCYVLEFPGFGISDPVEGSPVGAAVGSVTRFMDAIGLESAAVIGNSMGGVVGAQVAMRHPDRVAKLITIGGVGPNIFSQSPSEGTRLLREFADAPSREKLVRWLECMVYDPAVVTEERIEERWETAQDPSSHRTLAAMYGSEAAAAQQRTLETSDAPPYWSMMGKVRCPTLFTWGLDDRQCPPEMPLVPLRLAPDAELHIFPNCGHWVMVEAKDAFERVALEFLLR comes from the coding sequence ATGTTGGCATCCTATTCGTCAGCACGAGCAGTCACTTACGAGGAGAGCAAGCGCGAGGTCGTCACCGAGCAAGGCGTCTTGCGATATCACGAGGCGGGGGAGGGGCCGCCCCTGGTGTTGTTGCACGGCTCCGGGATCGGAGTCAGCGGATGGCGAAACTATCGCGGAAATCTCGGCGTGTTCGCGCAGCATTTCCACTGTTACGTGCTGGAGTTTCCCGGATTCGGCATCAGTGACCCGGTGGAGGGATCCCCGGTCGGCGCTGCCGTCGGGTCGGTGACGCGGTTCATGGACGCGATCGGGCTCGAATCTGCTGCGGTGATCGGCAATTCGATGGGCGGTGTGGTGGGCGCGCAAGTCGCGATGCGGCATCCAGACCGCGTCGCGAAGCTCATCACCATCGGCGGTGTCGGCCCGAACATCTTCAGCCAGAGCCCGAGCGAAGGTACCCGTCTGCTGCGGGAATTCGCCGACGCACCCAGCCGCGAGAAGCTGGTGCGATGGCTCGAGTGCATGGTCTACGACCCCGCCGTCGTCACGGAGGAAAGAATCGAGGAGCGTTGGGAGACCGCGCAAGACCCGTCCTCCCACAGGACGCTCGCCGCTATGTACGGGTCCGAAGCAGCGGCCGCTCAGCAGCGGACGCTCGAGACCTCCGATGCCCCGCCGTACTGGTCGATGATGGGCAAGGTTCGGTGCCCGACCCTGTTCACGTGGGGACTCGACGACCGACAGTGCCCGCCGGAAATGCCGCTGGTCCCGCTTCGCCTGGCGCCCGACGCCGAGCTCCACATCTTTCCGAACTGCGGTCACTGGGTGATGGTCGAGGCCAAGGACGCGTTCGAGCGCGTTGCGCTCGAGTTCCTCCTTCGCTGA
- a CDS encoding MFS transporter produces the protein MGLPFTRRVLLATVCGVAVATIYVAQPVLAEIGSDLAVPEADLGWVVAAGQVGYLIGLALLVPLGDMLDRRKLISGHLLLAAVGMLVAATAPSPVLLLVGLAVSGLFAVVVQTTVAFAADLSSPSERGRTLGVVTSGVVIGILGARVLAGALAAVWGWRSIYLVLAVLLVALSVGVLEILPADRRGGDTSYGEVVASFVHLFRVPLFITRGLIGFFLFASFGTLWSGLALPLAAEPWRLSPAQIGLFGIAGLAGALGAARAGRWADAGKANLVTGGALALLAASWSASGQATWSLWLVAVGVILLDFAVQVVHVSNQSLLTAAFPHRTSSVVGGYMIFYSLGSAVGATATTTMFATAGWAGSAVLGTAFALCGFLVWALGRRAVPAQTPGDALAVDESRDVSGVGKDS, from the coding sequence GTGGGGCTTCCATTCACCCGAAGGGTGCTGCTCGCGACGGTTTGTGGAGTTGCCGTAGCGACGATCTACGTGGCCCAGCCCGTACTCGCCGAGATCGGTAGCGACCTGGCGGTGCCGGAGGCCGACCTCGGCTGGGTCGTGGCGGCCGGGCAGGTCGGCTACCTGATAGGTCTTGCCCTTCTGGTCCCTCTGGGGGACATGCTCGACCGACGCAAACTCATCAGCGGCCACCTACTCCTCGCCGCAGTCGGCATGCTGGTTGCGGCTACCGCACCCAGCCCGGTGCTCCTCCTGGTCGGGCTGGCCGTCTCCGGTCTGTTCGCCGTCGTCGTCCAGACCACCGTCGCGTTCGCTGCCGACCTGTCGAGTCCATCGGAGCGGGGCCGCACGCTCGGCGTCGTCACGTCCGGAGTGGTCATCGGCATTCTGGGGGCACGCGTGCTGGCGGGAGCGCTTGCTGCCGTGTGGGGTTGGCGCAGCATCTACCTCGTGCTCGCGGTACTGCTCGTGGCGCTGTCCGTCGGCGTTCTCGAGATACTGCCAGCCGACCGCCGTGGGGGTGACACGTCCTACGGCGAAGTGGTGGCCTCCTTCGTGCATCTGTTCCGGGTGCCACTGTTCATCACGCGAGGGCTGATCGGGTTCTTCCTGTTCGCTTCCTTCGGCACGCTCTGGAGCGGGCTCGCGTTACCGCTCGCGGCCGAACCGTGGCGACTGAGCCCGGCTCAGATCGGGCTGTTCGGCATCGCAGGACTCGCTGGTGCGCTGGGTGCCGCGCGGGCCGGCCGATGGGCCGACGCCGGCAAGGCCAATCTCGTCACCGGCGGCGCACTCGCGCTGCTGGCGGCCTCCTGGTCGGCGTCCGGACAGGCGACCTGGTCACTGTGGCTCGTCGCCGTCGGGGTCATCCTTCTGGACTTCGCGGTTCAAGTCGTGCACGTCAGTAACCAATCCCTGCTGACCGCCGCGTTTCCGCACCGAACCAGCAGCGTCGTCGGCGGTTACATGATCTTCTACTCGTTGGGTTCGGCGGTGGGCGCAACGGCCACCACCACGATGTTCGCGACCGCGGGATGGGCCGGATCTGCGGTTCTCGGAACAGCCTTCGCGCTGTGCGGATTCCTCGTCTGGGCGCTCGGCCGTCGCGCAGTTCCTGCGCAGACCCCCGGAGACGCGCTCGCCGTCGACGAATCTCGTGACGTCTCCGGGGTAGGAAAGGACTCCTGA
- a CDS encoding APC family permease: MTGTNAPPTSTQDSSPRLSRSVGGVLLYVFIIGDVLGAGIYALIGVMAGEVGGAVWVPLLVALAMALTTAASYAELVTKYPEAGGAAVFARRAFGSDTVSFLVGFAMLAAGVTSAAGLAHAFAGEYLGTFVELPVLVAALSFLVVVALVNARGIRESLRANLLMTVIEVGGLLLVIVLAAIVLARGDGEPARLLEFDADRSPALAVLAAALLAYYSFVGFETSANLAEEVRDVRRVYPRALFGALLTAGAVYVLVGIAVSIVLPPDEVARSSGPLLEVVSATDLGVPDRLFGAIALVAVANGALLTMIMASRLLYGMATHDLVPSVFARVLPNRRTPWVAIIATTAVAMVLCTTSTLDALAETVVLLLLFVFVSTNIAVLVLRRDKVDTPHFRTPTVIPILALITCAVLLTQQSAATWLRAGVFLVLGMVLYALARLRSRRSQDGPARTGGRT; this comes from the coding sequence GTGACCGGAACCAACGCCCCGCCGACGTCCACCCAGGACTCGTCGCCCCGTCTGAGCCGCTCCGTCGGTGGCGTACTGCTGTACGTGTTCATCATCGGCGACGTCCTGGGCGCGGGGATCTACGCCCTCATCGGTGTGATGGCCGGGGAGGTCGGGGGCGCGGTGTGGGTACCCCTGCTCGTGGCGCTGGCGATGGCCCTCACCACCGCCGCGTCGTATGCCGAACTCGTGACGAAGTACCCCGAGGCGGGCGGTGCGGCGGTCTTCGCGCGCCGGGCGTTCGGCTCGGACACCGTGTCGTTCCTGGTCGGCTTCGCGATGCTCGCCGCCGGCGTGACGAGCGCCGCGGGGCTCGCGCATGCGTTCGCGGGCGAGTACCTCGGCACGTTCGTCGAGCTGCCGGTGCTGGTGGCGGCGCTGTCGTTCCTCGTCGTCGTCGCCCTGGTGAACGCCCGCGGAATCCGCGAATCTCTGCGCGCGAACCTGCTCATGACGGTGATCGAGGTCGGTGGTCTCCTGCTCGTCATCGTGCTGGCCGCCATCGTGCTCGCCCGCGGGGACGGTGAACCGGCGCGACTGCTCGAGTTCGACGCCGATCGGTCCCCGGCGCTGGCCGTGCTCGCGGCCGCACTGTTGGCGTACTACTCGTTCGTCGGTTTCGAGACGTCGGCCAACCTCGCCGAGGAGGTTCGGGACGTGCGCCGGGTGTATCCGCGGGCGCTGTTCGGTGCGCTGCTCACGGCCGGGGCGGTGTACGTGCTGGTGGGCATCGCGGTGTCGATCGTGCTGCCGCCGGACGAGGTCGCCCGGTCGAGTGGCCCGCTTCTCGAGGTGGTCTCCGCGACCGACCTGGGGGTGCCGGACCGGCTGTTCGGAGCGATCGCGCTGGTGGCCGTCGCGAACGGCGCGCTCCTGACGATGATCATGGCCAGCCGCCTGCTCTACGGCATGGCCACGCACGATCTGGTGCCGTCCGTGTTCGCCCGGGTCCTGCCGAATCGCCGCACGCCGTGGGTGGCGATCATCGCGACCACGGCGGTCGCGATGGTGTTGTGCACGACCAGCACGCTCGACGCGCTCGCCGAGACGGTGGTCCTTCTGCTGCTGTTCGTGTTCGTGAGCACCAACATCGCGGTCCTGGTACTGCGCCGGGACAAGGTCGACACGCCCCACTTCCGGACCCCCACGGTGATCCCGATCCTCGCGCTCATCACGTGCGCGGTGCTCCTGACGCAGCAGAGCGCGGCGACGTGGCTGCGGGCCGGGGTGTTCCTCGTGCTCGGAATGGTCCTCTACGCGCTGGCACGGCTGCGGTCACGGCGCAGCCAGGACGGGCCGGCCCGCACCGGAGGTCGGACATAG
- a CDS encoding nucleoside triphosphate pyrophosphohydrolase gives MRSSETVEVHRKLVRDKIPDVILGNGDRPDWRQIVNDTEYLAALTAKLVEEAREVQEASPANRIHELADLFEVATALMTELEITEAELKYEADRKRAARGGFTQRIWLEQVELHNGG, from the coding sequence ATGCGAAGCAGCGAGACCGTCGAAGTCCATCGGAAGCTGGTCCGAGACAAAATTCCCGACGTAATACTCGGCAACGGCGACCGGCCGGACTGGCGGCAGATCGTCAACGACACAGAGTATCTGGCGGCCCTCACCGCCAAGCTCGTGGAGGAAGCCAGGGAAGTACAGGAGGCGTCGCCGGCGAACCGGATCCATGAGTTGGCCGACCTGTTCGAAGTGGCCACGGCGTTGATGACCGAACTCGAGATAACGGAAGCGGAGCTGAAGTACGAGGCGGACCGGAAACGCGCCGCCAGAGGCGGTTTCACGCAGCGAATCTGGCTCGAACAGGTCGAATTACACAACGGCGGCTGA
- a CDS encoding 2-phosphosulfolactate phosphatase translates to MNPAHQQHGWTVRFDSGLSGAAAVGLDAGFAVVVDVLSFTTSLSVAVDRGIEVLPFRWRDESAAAYAGQHDAVLAVGRREAVADSVSLSPGSIRRAVGLDRLVLPSPNGSAIAHSLAESARVCVGASLRNARAVAEWIAANDDGNASVAIIAAGERWPDGTLRPAVEDVWGAGAVLAELGRLRPGWAMSPESEMAVAAWRAVRKRVGVALEQCASGRELTAAGYGPDVRVAAEVDESCSVPVLVGGVFVDRGQRHASS, encoded by the coding sequence GTGAATCCCGCGCACCAGCAACATGGTTGGACTGTTCGCTTCGACTCGGGCTTGTCCGGCGCTGCCGCGGTGGGCCTGGACGCAGGTTTCGCGGTGGTCGTCGACGTGTTGTCGTTCACGACCTCACTGTCGGTTGCTGTCGATCGCGGCATCGAGGTGCTGCCGTTCCGGTGGCGGGACGAGTCGGCGGCCGCCTACGCGGGGCAGCATGATGCGGTCCTGGCAGTCGGACGCCGTGAGGCTGTTGCGGATTCGGTGAGTCTGTCTCCGGGCAGCATTCGGCGGGCGGTCGGACTGGACCGTCTGGTATTGCCGTCGCCGAACGGTTCGGCGATCGCGCACTCGTTGGCGGAATCGGCTCGGGTGTGTGTCGGTGCTTCGCTGCGCAATGCGCGGGCGGTTGCCGAGTGGATCGCGGCAAATGACGACGGGAATGCGTCTGTGGCGATCATCGCCGCGGGCGAACGGTGGCCGGATGGGACTCTGCGGCCGGCCGTCGAGGACGTGTGGGGTGCGGGCGCGGTGCTCGCCGAGCTCGGACGATTGCGGCCGGGCTGGGCGATGTCGCCGGAGTCGGAGATGGCGGTGGCGGCCTGGCGTGCGGTCCGCAAGCGGGTGGGTGTCGCGCTGGAGCAGTGCGCGTCCGGACGGGAACTGACTGCCGCCGGATACGGACCGGATGTTCGGGTCGCGGCAGAGGTCGACGAGAGTTGTTCCGTGCCGGTGCTCGTCGGCGGCGTATTCGTCGATCGCGGCCAGCGGCACGCGTCCTCGTAG
- a CDS encoding cold shock domain-containing protein gives MAIGQVAAWDVEEGWGVISSSETPGGCFGHYSHIEGTGFRSLEAGETVEFDWEKPGYKQDGYDFRATRIRRLRRTDQHT, from the coding sequence GTGGCAATCGGTCAGGTGGCAGCCTGGGACGTGGAGGAAGGCTGGGGGGTGATCTCGTCGTCAGAGACGCCGGGCGGGTGCTTCGGCCATTACAGCCACATCGAAGGCACCGGTTTTCGCTCGCTGGAGGCAGGGGAGACCGTCGAGTTCGACTGGGAAAAGCCAGGCTACAAGCAGGATGGATACGACTTCCGAGCCACTCGCATCAGGCGGCTGCGACGGACGGATCAGCACACCTAG
- a CDS encoding MarR family winged helix-turn-helix transcriptional regulator — MTEDAGSRTLSEVLDDRIGTHIRRISRLLIDAKAAALQPLGLTVPQYATLLSVKYLEPTSAAQLARNGMGSPQAAATMLATLEGKGLISRRPSPMHQKLIEVRLTALGTETIEEADHLAAGVEAKLRAGIGEDLFDGVLRVEKIAEDLL, encoded by the coding sequence GTGACCGAAGACGCTGGCAGCAGAACGCTGTCTGAGGTACTCGACGACCGGATCGGGACGCACATTCGGCGTATTTCGCGACTGCTCATCGACGCGAAGGCGGCAGCGCTGCAACCCCTCGGCCTCACCGTCCCGCAGTACGCCACCCTGTTGTCGGTGAAATACCTCGAACCGACCTCCGCAGCTCAACTGGCACGAAACGGAATGGGTAGCCCCCAGGCCGCCGCCACCATGTTGGCGACCCTCGAGGGCAAGGGACTCATCAGCCGCAGACCGTCGCCGATGCACCAGAAGCTGATCGAGGTGCGGCTGACCGCTCTCGGCACCGAGACGATCGAAGAGGCCGACCACCTCGCGGCGGGCGTCGAAGCCAAGCTGCGCGCCGGTATCGGCGAGGATCTGTTCGACGGCGTCCTCCGGGTCGAAAAGATCGCGGAGGATCTGCTCTGA